TAATGGGGGTGACTCAATTATTTTGCAAGAATTTCTGACAATTCTTCTGATCGATCCGATGCGGCTTGCATTGCCTGTTTAACCAGTGCTTCCAGATTGCCTTTCTGGAAAGTTTGAATGGCTTGCTCTGTGGTGCCCCCTGGGGACGTTACTTTGCGTCTTAGTTCGGAAGGAGCATCATCACTTTCTATGGCCATTCGAGCTGCACCGAGTGCTGTTTGTAAGGTCAGCTGTTTGGCGGTCTCTGCATCCAGTCCTAATGCTTCGCCAGCTTGTTGCATCGCTTCCATAAATAAGAAGTAGTACGCCGGACCACTGCCTGAAACGGCGGTTACCGCATCGATGCCTTGTTCATTTTGAACCCACAGCGTGATACCTACAGCATTCATCAATGTTTCGGCAACGTTGGCTTGTTCATCAGTGACTTCAGCTGTTTTGTACAGACCGGATGCGCCGCATTGCAGCAATGCCGGCGTATTTGGCATGCATCGTACGATGGCCAGTGGTTGACCAATCCAATCTTGC
Above is a genomic segment from Litoribrevibacter albus containing:
- the proC gene encoding pyrroline-5-carboxylate reductase, with amino-acid sequence MSTPSIAFIGAGNMAFSIIGGLIKQGVDPKKVWATNIDQESLNKLEQEFQVNTTTDNHQAISEADVVVLSVKPQVLKSVVTDLAETLKQNNPLIISIAAGIKAETLQDWIGQPLAIVRCMPNTPALLQCGASGLYKTAEVTDEQANVAETLMNAVGITLWVQNEQGIDAVTAVSGSGPAYYFLFMEAMQQAGEALGLDAETAKQLTLQTALGAARMAIESDDAPSELRRKVTSPGGTTEQAIQTFQKGNLEALVKQAMQAASDRSEELSEILAK